A section of the Candidatus Brocadiaceae bacterium genome encodes:
- a CDS encoding Hsp20/alpha crystallin family protein: MGEHESWEHMRKHLRSMAETIDGAVRKVSPFGSGKARPLADVCETDREVVVRAEVAGVPRDNLSVTLKAGVLTIAGKEPRTDVACCRCLTNERGPAEFSREIVLPSSADPDAEPTATLADGLLTVRLPKGPVTHARTIRVDVQ, translated from the coding sequence ATGGGCGAACACGAGAGCTGGGAGCACATGCGCAAGCACCTGCGTTCGATGGCGGAGACGATCGACGGGGCCGTCCGCAAGGTCTCGCCGTTCGGGTCCGGAAAGGCACGGCCCCTGGCGGACGTCTGCGAGACGGACCGCGAGGTCGTCGTCCGGGCCGAGGTGGCCGGGGTGCCGAGAGACAACCTGTCCGTCACCCTGAAGGCGGGCGTCCTGACCATCGCGGGCAAGGAGCCTCGGACGGACGTCGCCTGCTGCCGGTGCCTGACGAACGAGCGGGGGCCGGCCGAGTTCAGCCGCGAGATCGTGCTGCCGAGTTCGGCCGATCCGGACGCCGAGCCCACAGCCACGCTGGCGGACGGCCTGCTGACCGTGCGGCTGCCCAAGGGGCCGGTGACGCATGCCCGGACGATCCGGGTCGACGTGCAGTGA
- a CDS encoding NifU family protein — MVDRNKVEEVLNQVRASLRAHGGDVQLVDVTEDGVVKVVLQGACRGCPMAQMTVKRGVEAQLKQQIPEVKEVVSVEGQPA; from the coding sequence ATGGTTGACAGAAACAAGGTGGAAGAGGTGCTGAATCAGGTGCGTGCTTCGCTTCGGGCGCACGGCGGCGACGTCCAGCTTGTGGACGTGACCGAGGACGGCGTCGTCAAGGTCGTCCTGCAGGGCGCCTGCCGCGGCTGTCCGATGGCCCAGATGACCGTCAAGCGCGGCGTGGAGGCGCAACTGAAGCAGCAGATTCCCGAGGTCAAAGAGGTCGTGTCGGTGGAAGGTCAGCCGGCGTAG
- a CDS encoding ATP-binding protein: MVREALLLQKREVEQRLQEPYVVRAFEPDRVAHDLIKVIMGPRRAGKSFFAMHMVRELGRFGYVNFDDERLTAVEDYDKVVSALDGLYDSPRHLLLDEVQNLPKWELLVNRLQRQGYRLTITGSNAHLLSSELATHLTGRHVRIVLFPFSFGEYVRSLGRELTAAETAEAFRNYVEVGGYPEPLLKPIGRAQYLTTLLRAILYKDILVRHRIRAPQGLEDLAAYLMANVAQECNPNRLVKTTRLRSVHTAEKYFQHLEEAFLFFRVKRFSFKVRQQARANRKAYCIDPGLVTSTSFRFSAQTGQLYENVVAVALRKREMEGKLELYYWKNGENEEVDFVVKEGPRVTQLIQVCAGVEEPKTKAREVRALLKCSEQLRCRQLLVLTEDAEGEEEAAWFGRSGRVRFVPLWKWLLAQG, translated from the coding sequence ATGGTCCGCGAGGCACTGCTGCTTCAGAAGCGTGAGGTCGAACAGCGCCTTCAGGAACCCTACGTCGTGAGGGCGTTTGAACCAGACAGAGTCGCACATGATCTCATCAAGGTGATAATGGGCCCCCGCCGGGCCGGCAAGTCGTTCTTCGCCATGCACATGGTCCGGGAACTGGGCCGCTTCGGCTACGTCAACTTCGACGACGAGCGGCTAACCGCCGTCGAGGACTACGACAAGGTCGTTTCGGCCCTGGACGGTCTTTACGACAGCCCCCGGCACCTGCTCCTGGATGAGGTGCAGAACCTGCCGAAGTGGGAACTCCTCGTCAATCGGCTTCAGCGCCAGGGATACCGCCTGACCATCACCGGCAGCAATGCCCACCTGCTCAGTTCAGAGCTCGCCACGCACCTGACCGGCCGGCACGTCCGGATCGTCCTCTTCCCCTTCTCGTTCGGCGAGTACGTCCGGTCACTGGGCAGGGAACTGACAGCCGCCGAAACGGCGGAGGCTTTCCGGAACTACGTCGAGGTCGGCGGCTATCCTGAACCGCTCCTGAAACCGATCGGCCGAGCCCAGTACCTTACGACCCTCCTGCGCGCCATACTCTACAAGGACATCCTTGTGCGACACCGCATACGTGCGCCGCAGGGCCTGGAGGATCTGGCCGCCTACCTGATGGCGAACGTGGCCCAGGAATGCAATCCGAACCGCCTGGTCAAGACCACCAGGCTGCGAAGCGTTCATACGGCTGAGAAGTACTTCCAGCACCTGGAGGAGGCCTTCCTCTTCTTCCGCGTCAAGCGCTTCTCGTTCAAGGTGCGACAACAGGCTCGCGCCAACCGGAAGGCGTACTGCATCGACCCCGGGCTGGTCACCTCGACCTCGTTTCGTTTCAGCGCCCAGACCGGCCAGCTATACGAGAACGTCGTCGCCGTCGCCCTCCGCAAGCGGGAGATGGAGGGCAAGCTTGAACTCTACTACTGGAAGAATGGCGAAAACGAAGAAGTCGACTTCGTGGTCAAAGAGGGGCCGCGGGTGACCCAGCTCATTCAGGTCTGCGCCGGCGTCGAGGAGCCGAAGACGAAGGCGCGCGAAGTCCGCGCATTGCTCAAGTGCTCTGAGCAACTGCGCTGCCGCCAACTGCTGGTGCTGACCGAGGATGCGGAAGGCGAGGAGGAGGCGGCATGGTTCGGCCGGAGCGGACGCGTACGGTTCGTGCCGCTCTGGAAGTGGCTGCTCGCCCAAGGCTGA